The genomic DNA AATACACGGGCGTCACGCCTAAATCGTTTCAGATCGCGCTGGTGGGCTGAGCGCGCTTCAACCCGCCCAGGCGTTGACGTCCAGCACCGCGGCCGCGAACGCCTCGGGCGCTTCCTGCGGCAGGTTATGACCGACGCCGGGCACGATACGGTTTTCATGGCGCCCCGTGAACCGTTTCAGGCCGGCTTCCCTGCCGCCTAACGGCCTGACGCCATCGGCGTCGCCGTCGAGCGTGACCGACGGCACCGTAATCGCCGGCGAGGCCGCGAGGCCGCGCTCGATCTCCGCGAACAGCGGGTCGCCGTCGACGAGACCGTAACGATGCCGGTACGAATGGATGACGACCTCGACAAAATCCGGATTGTCGAACGCTGCCGCGGTGCGCGCGTAGGTGGCGTCGTCGAAGCGCCAGGTCGGCGACCACAGCGACCATAAAAGCCGGCAGAAATCGGCGCGGTGTTGCGCGAGGCCGGCGCGGCCGCGCTCGCTGTGGAAGTAGTACTGGTACCACAGCCGGTGTTCCTTATCGGGCGTATCGGGCTCCATCGCGGTGGCGATGTTCTGGATGTTGTAGCCGTTGACCGATACCAGCCCGCGCACCCGGGACGGGTAGAGCGCCGCCACCACGCACGCCGCGCGGCCGCCCCAGTCGTATCCGCCGAGCACGGCCTTGTCGATCCTGAGCGCGTTGAGCAGCGCCAGCAGGTCGGCGCCGAGCGCGGCCTGCTCGCCCGAACGCACGGTGGCGGGCGAAAGAAAACGCGTCGGCCCGTAGCCGCGCAGATACGGCGCGATCACGCGCGCGCCCTGCGCGACGAGGCGCGGTGTCACTTCATCGTAAGCGTGGATGTCGTACGGAAAACCATGCAGCAGGATGGCCGGCCATCCATCGGCGTCACCCTGTTCGTCATAGGCGATGTCGAGCAGGTTCGTGGCGATGTGCTTAAGCATGATGCTGTCCTGAGGAGGAAGCGGGTGGGTGGGCCGCCGCGGCTGGCCGGGCGGGGATCGCCGCGGTCGCGGCGGGTTGCGCGGGCGGCCGGCCATGGGCAGCCTGGCCTGCGCGCGGCCTGGCCTTTGCGGCCCGTGGCGAGGCGGACAGGCGCATCAGATTGCGCAGCGCCATCATCGCGCCGATCGCTTCGAGCACGCCGGCGGGCACCCACATGATGAGACCGCCGAGGCTCTGGTCGAGCGAAGCGGGCAGCGACGTGAAGGCGCGGCCGCACAAGGTGAAGATCGGATAGAGATCCTGCGATGAAAACGTAATGATCGCGCCGACGAGAATTTGCGGCGTCATCGTGATGGCGGGCGACAGCACGCGCAGGCCCGGACGCGCGCGGCTCGGCGGAGAGGGCCGATGATCGAGCAGCATCCACCAGTACAGCAGGCCACTTATCGCCACGGACCAGTTCATCAACCGGTACAGGCGCCAGTCGAGCATGGCCACGAACTGGACCGACGGAATCAGCCAGAAGACCACCGACACGACGAAGGCGATCGAAATAAAGGCCGGATTCAACAGCACGGCCGCGGCGAGGCGCGCGGGCCGCGTGCGCTGCCAGCGGCGCAGCGCGGAGCGCCAGCGTAGCGGCAGCCCGGCGCGCAGCACGCCGCACGGGTAAGCAGCCATCATGATCAGCGGGGCGAGGTGGTGCAGCACGAGATGCTGCAGCCGATGCACGAAGAACTGATGCTCGGCGTAGTAGTCGAGCCGCGTGTGCAGTGCGACATAGAACAGCGCGAGACCCAGCCAGAACGCAGCCTGGCGCACGACGCTGACGCGAATGCGCCGCGCGCCGCGCGCGAACAGGATCGCAGCCGCGACGATCACGACGACAAGGCTAAGCGAAGGCTCCCAGGGGTCGAACAGGCTCAGCAAGGTCATGGCGAAAGGCAAGAAAGGAAAGAAAGGAGCGCGCGGCGGGTGAACGGAAAACCCGGAGAAACCCCCGGGAAACTCGCGGCATGGGTTTGATGGTAGCAGGAGGCAAAGAAGCGCGAATGCGAAGTCCCTTCGCGTTTTGGCGCTTTTTGTCCGCTGTTTGCCTGGTGTTTGCTCGCCGTTTGTTCCGTGTTTGCCTCGTGTTGGTCTATTGTTCGCCCGGAATCGACCGGTTCGCGCCCGCCGCCGTGTAAACTATGCGGTTTTTTGCGCGAGGAAATCCGTGCAGCTTCCGCAGCGCATGCCCTACAGCGGCGCGCCGCTGGTCCGCGTGCTGACGCGCATCATGCGGACCGGCGTCCCCGCTTCCGATGTCTCCCTGCTGGACCGGCTCAGCCAATGGCTCGGCTGGACCGACGCCATTGCGCTGTCGAGCGCGCTCGACGCTGCGGCGCCGGCGTCCGCGACGGCCGCACCCGCGTCCGTTACGGCTGCGCCGGGCACGGGCGGCGAAGCGACGATCGCCACGCTCGAGGCGGCGCTGTGCGTGCGTACGCGCGCCACCCTGACTGACGCGATCGGCGCCCTCTACGCGGTCGACGGCGGGCGGCGCGGCGCGAATGCGCGGCGCGGCGATACGACGCACCCGCGGGGGCAGTCGCAGGCACTGCCGCATGTTCAGTCGCACGCTCATTTGCACGTTCAGGCAAACGTTGAAACGCGCGGCAACGCCGACGCCGAACCCGTCGACTTCGCGCTGTTCCGTCAGGACTATCACACGCAGCAGCAATCGATGGAACACGCGATCGGCGAACTGCGGGTCCGTTTGCGCGCGACGCTGGCGACGCGTAGCGAGCGCCATGCGCGTCTCGCGCTCGTCGACGCGACGATGGAGCGCGCGCTCGATGCGCGTGAGCGCAGCGTGCTCGGAGCTTTGCCGGCGCTGCTCGAGGCGCATTTCAAGCGGCTGAGGGATGTGGCGCGGGCGCAGGCGGAAGCGAATGCGCCGACGCCATCGGAAGCCGCCCAAGCCGTCGCCGCACCGCGAGCCAACGCCTGGCTCGACCTGTTCCGCGAAGACATGCGCGCCGTCCTGCTCGCGGAACTCGACGTTCGTTTCCAACCGGTCGAAGGGCTGCTCGCCGCTCTTCGCGCCAGCTAACTGATACCTTCGACAGGCACCTTCGACGGGACACTTTCGGAACCATGTTCAGATACCGAATCCATCTTGCCGTTTTCGTGGTCGGCCTTGCCGCCGTGCTGTGGGTCGCCATCGGCTATGCGGCGACGAACCCGCTCGCCCTCGTGGTCGCGCTGCTGATCGGCGCATGCTACGTGACCGGCGCGCTCGAGCTCTACCGCTACCAGCAGGCTACCGACACGCTGGTCGCCGCGGTCGGCCAGCTCGATACGACGCCATCGCAACTAGGCGCGTGGCTCGAGCGCCTGCATCCGAGCCTGCGCGGCGCGGTGCGGCTGCGCGTCGAGGGCGAACGCGCGGGGCTGCCGGGTCCGGCGCTCACGCCGTATCTCGTCGGTCTGCTCGTGCTGCTCGGCATGCTTGGCACGCTGCTCGGGATGGCCGCGACCTTGCGCGGCACCGGCGCGGCGCTCGACTCGGCCACCGATCTGCAAGCCGTGCGCGCGTCGCTCGCCGCGCCGGTGCGCGGTCTCGGTTTCGCATTCGGCACGTCGATCGCGGGCGTGGCGACTTCGGCGATGCTCGGTCTGCTGTCGGCGTTATGCCGCCGCGAGCGCATCAAGGTCGCGCAGCAGCTCGACGCGAAGATCGCGACCGTGCTGCGCGTGTTTTCGCCCGCGCATCAGCGCGAGGAAACGTTCAGGCTCATGCAGCGCCAGGCCGAGGCGATGCCCGCGCTGATCAACGGCCTGCATACGCTGATGGGCACGCTCGAACAGCACAGCGCCGCCGCAAGCGAGCGGCAACTGGCAAGCCAGCAGCAGTTTCACGCGAAGACCGAACTCGCCTATGCGCGGCTGACGAATTCGGTCGAGCAGTCGCTGCGGCAGAGCGTCGGCGAACATGCGCGCGCAGTCGGCGCGGCGATTCAGCCGGCGATCGAATCGACGCTTGCGAGTCTTGCGCGCGATACCACCGCGCTGCACGAGCGCGCGGCGCAAGCGACGCAGCAGCACATGGAGGGCCTGTCGCGCGGCTTTGCCTCGACCGCCGAACAGGTCGCCAGCACATGGACCGGCGCGCTCGACGCGCAGCGCGTCTCGAACGAGGCGCTTGCCGAGCGCATGAGCGCGACGCTCGAGCGCTTCGCCGCAAACGCCGATACGCGCGCCTCGAAACTGCTCGACGAGGTGGGCGCGCAACTCGCGGCATCGGCGGCAAAGCTTTCAGGAACGTGGAGCGACGCGCTCGCGCAGCACGTGCAAACGCACGATGCGCTGGCGACGCGTCACGAAGCAGCGATGACGTCTGCGTCGCAGGCATGGACCGATGCGCTTGCACAGCACGTACAAAAGCACGATGCGCTTGCGACGCGTCACGAAGCGGCGATGACGTCCGCATCGCAGGCGTGGACCGATGCGCTCGCACAGCACGTGCAAACGCACGATGCGCTCGCGACGCGTCACGAAGCGGCGATGACGTCCGCGTCGCAGGCATGGACGGACGCACTCGCGCAGCACGTGCAGACGCACGACGCGCTCGCGACACGCCACGAAGCCGCG from Paraburkholderia edwinii includes the following:
- a CDS encoding DUF802 domain-containing protein — its product is MFRYRIHLAVFVVGLAAVLWVAIGYAATNPLALVVALLIGACYVTGALELYRYQQATDTLVAAVGQLDTTPSQLGAWLERLHPSLRGAVRLRVEGERAGLPGPALTPYLVGLLVLLGMLGTLLGMAATLRGTGAALDSATDLQAVRASLAAPVRGLGFAFGTSIAGVATSAMLGLLSALCRRERIKVAQQLDAKIATVLRVFSPAHQREETFRLMQRQAEAMPALINGLHTLMGTLEQHSAAASERQLASQQQFHAKTELAYARLTNSVEQSLRQSVGEHARAVGAAIQPAIESTLASLARDTTALHERAAQATQQHMEGLSRGFASTAEQVASTWTGALDAQRVSNEALAERMSATLERFAANADTRASKLLDEVGAQLAASAAKLSGTWSDALAQHVQTHDALATRHEAAMTSASQAWTDALAQHVQKHDALATRHEAAMTSASQAWTDALAQHVQTHDALATRHEAAMTSASQAWTDALAQHVQTHDALATRHEAAMTSALQAWTDALAQHAQTHDALATRHEAAINAASANFEAATTAAAASIDLHAASLVERVDASHTALQTGLAAADDKRLAAWAAALEQTASALSREWAESGAQHAARQQQICDTLAATAREIAERAQAEARGTIDEIGRLVSAASEAPKAAADVIGELRKSLSESMVRDTAMLEERTRLLQTLETLLDAVNHASTEQRAAIDGLVSTSANLLERVGDQFSDKVETESHKLDIAAAQVATSAIDMASMGDAFGAAVASFGESNGKLMTHLERIERALDQSLARSDEQLAYYVAQAREVIDLSVMSQKQIMEDLQHLAGARAS
- a CDS encoding alpha/beta fold hydrolase; this encodes MLKHIATNLLDIAYDEQGDADGWPAILLHGFPYDIHAYDEVTPRLVAQGARVIAPYLRGYGPTRFLSPATVRSGEQAALGADLLALLNALRIDKAVLGGYDWGGRAACVVAALYPSRVRGLVSVNGYNIQNIATAMEPDTPDKEHRLWYQYYFHSERGRAGLAQHRADFCRLLWSLWSPTWRFDDATYARTAAAFDNPDFVEVVIHSYRHRYGLVDGDPLFAEIERGLAASPAITVPSVTLDGDADGVRPLGGREAGLKRFTGRHENRIVPGVGHNLPQEAPEAFAAAVLDVNAWAG
- a CDS encoding DUF3348 family protein; this translates as MPYSGAPLVRVLTRIMRTGVPASDVSLLDRLSQWLGWTDAIALSSALDAAAPASATAAPASVTAAPGTGGEATIATLEAALCVRTRATLTDAIGALYAVDGGRRGANARRGDTTHPRGQSQALPHVQSHAHLHVQANVETRGNADAEPVDFALFRQDYHTQQQSMEHAIGELRVRLRATLATRSERHARLALVDATMERALDARERSVLGALPALLEAHFKRLRDVARAQAEANAPTPSEAAQAVAAPRANAWLDLFREDMRAVLLAELDVRFQPVEGLLAALRAS
- a CDS encoding cytochrome c oxidase assembly protein; its protein translation is MTLLSLFDPWEPSLSLVVVIVAAAILFARGARRIRVSVVRQAAFWLGLALFYVALHTRLDYYAEHQFFVHRLQHLVLHHLAPLIMMAAYPCGVLRAGLPLRWRSALRRWQRTRPARLAAAVLLNPAFISIAFVVSVVFWLIPSVQFVAMLDWRLYRLMNWSVAISGLLYWWMLLDHRPSPPSRARPGLRVLSPAITMTPQILVGAIITFSSQDLYPIFTLCGRAFTSLPASLDQSLGGLIMWVPAGVLEAIGAMMALRNLMRLSASPRAAKARPRAGQAAHGRPPAQPAATAAIPARPAAAAHPPASSSGQHHA